Below is a genomic region from Scytonema millei VB511283.
CTCCACCAAATCAGCCAGACAACACCAGTTTGCTGACAGGGTTAAGCTACAGCCAAGGTACGGAGCAGATTGAAGACAAGTCTTACTTTGATTTTGCCAATCGGTTGGCTCCAACAGTTGCTTTTTTAAAGGAGAGCGGTGTGTGGTTTTACCCACATCCTTGGTTAGATTTATTCGTCCCGGGAACCGCAGTCAATAGCTTTGTAGGCGAAATCGTTTCTGACTTGACTTTAGCAGATACGGGTCAGGGTCCGGTGCTGCTGTATCCCGTGCCGACAAACCGCTTGACGTTACCGCTGTTTCGGGTTCCCAATGAGGAGGTCGTGTTCCTATTTGCGATTCTACGCACTGCACCACCCGATGCTAGCGCGATCGCATCTATGTTAGCTGACAATCGCGCGGTTTTCGAGCGCAACCGCGATCGTGGTGGATATCGCTACCCGATTGATGCCGTTCCATTTTCTCAAGCCGACTGGAGACAGCACTTTTATCCGGTATGGGGTAAACTAGTCAGTGCCAAGCGCCGCTACGACCCCGACAATTTACTTACACCTGGTCAGGGGATTTTCTAGCATGACGAATCGCGTTTAAAAAGAAATTACTAAATACGGTTCCTCAAATTTACCAGATTGTACAGATTTTCCTTTCAACTCTGGTGGTAAGACAATCTGTCGCCTTTGGTCGCCAGCTTCAACGACAATTTCTGTACCAGACTGCGTTAACTTAACTTGTTTTTTATGAAATCCTGGTAAAAAAACGCAGACTTGGCGCTGAATGAGGCCGATTTTGAGTGGTGGTGTCACGGAAATACTAGCATTAAAATCTGGTAATGCTTCAAGAATTGTCTCCCAATTCCGCTCCTGCAAACTAGAGATATGATGCACAGTTAATGGAGCAAAAGCCGACTGTATGGCTTCTCTACTTAAATCGCGCTCTTGATAAGCTAAAACCCCGCTGACGGTGAGGTTAATTTGTTGGGCGCTACCCCACCACCAGCGAGTATCGGCGATCGCTTCTGGTGTATCGTTAGTCACGAGATAAGCTGTTAACTGACTTGCATCGTTAGCTACTGCAACTCCTTGCTCGATCCAATGCTGAATTTGAGCCAGTCCTTCTTGCATTTTCTGGCGATCGATATTAGCGTTAAGAATTGCCGCAGCCAATGGACCACCAATTGAATTAGCAATCTCACTAATATCTATATCTGCAAATATTTGGTGAAAGCGCCGAAAATACCAATCCAAAGCACTAGGAATCCCTAGCATACGCAGTATCTCTAAATTTTCCCGACCGCTATAAATAATGACATCATAGCTACCACTTTGATAGTATTGTCGTAGGGCATTAAAAGTTAAAAAACTATCAAATCCAGGTAGTATAATTAATTCGGCGGGATAGATTTGTTCGGAAAAAGAATCTGGTAAATAGGTAGAAACAAGTTTTTTGACTTCATCCCAAGCCTGTTCTAACAGTACAGTTGTTTGTAACTGTACGACTTGCAAATGGCTCTCAACGCTTTGAGGATGCGTACTTAAAGAAGTTTCTAAAAGTAGCTCCGTACTCGGATTAACATAGGTAGCCAATAAAACTCTTTTACCTTGTCGGGCAAACCACTTCGCAGTAGCAATTGCTAGTATCGTCCGTTCTCTAGATCCATCGCCCAGAAATGTAATTATTCTGCTCATTGAATCAATCCCATTGCTAATTAGGGAATCGTAAGGGCGAGCTTACCAAAGATTTGCTAGGTGCAGATGATTGAAGTCGCCCTTACGAAATGAGGGAGTCGTAAGAGTGCGTCGCGCGAAAACTTCACAGCAAATAAGTAACTTAGTTCAACCCTCCCCTACACAATTAAGGTAAGAGATAACTAATAACCGATAACTAATAACTGACTCAACTTACTGTTCGATCGCACCGAAACAAGCTGCTGCTACTAATAAGAAGGGAGTACCAGGAATCAAAGGTAATAAAACACCAATGACACCTATACCCACGCAGATTGTACCCGCAGTAATTAAAGCTGCGTTCTTGATTTGCTTGAGCATATTAACTTGAGCGATAACTTGATAATTTCAGTCTAGTAATCTTCAGTCTTGTAGTTTTTACACTACCATGCGATAGTTACTACTGTGCATCAAAATTGCAAAAGATAGCAATAATCTTTACTCTTCTTATCATTATCTTGCTTGAGTTTGCTCTATAAAGTTTGCGTTTAGCAAGCGATGTCTACTATGGCGATTCTATTTGAGTCATGAACCGATCGTTGTGGTGGTTGACGGTTAACAGTTGACAGTTAACCGTCAACCGTCAACCAGCAATATTCCAGATTCACAAATCATTTAGGCTCGCTATATCAGCCTTCTTTTCTGAAAAGAACAGAAAATCAAAGACAGAATAATTCGTATTTCGATCCCTCATTAGAGTCATAAAATACTCATAAGACTGTCATTAGCTTGTCTCACATGGCAAATGACCAATAACGAGATTGGTCTTTCACAAATGACACATGACAAATGACAGTAATTAATGCTGTTCGTAACAAGGAAGGTGAGTTGAATTATTTTGGCGATCGAGATCGCCGCTAGTTATGTGCGTATCCGTCGTAAAAAAGGCACTAAGAATTGTTTCTAGTCCTTCACTATAGTCTACTTCCCGATCTAAACAAAACTGCTTAAAGCGGCGTGCTACATCTTTTCGCACATGACCTCTGATTTGCACGTAGTTCCGATCGTCTTTTTTTCCCACAGCTCTTCTCAATCAGATTATAATTTTTGCCAAGCGCTGAAATCGAGCCAAATCTAATGTGTATACGTACCTGCGTCAGCGATTAATTTAAACTAATGGTTTGCATATAAAAATACCATCTCCTAAGCATTAAAGGTTATCTTTCATCGTAAAGTATTACGAATAAAACATAAAAGGTTTAAATGTTCAGTTTTACCTAACGTTACATTAACTTATAGTAATCAATGTAACTTTTTACAGTGAGTAGTGGGAAGCCGTAAGAATAGTTTTTTTCTAGTTTCTAAACTCGTGTCGTTAGATCGCAACTTTGCATTTGTGCGAAGTTGCAAATTTATCGAATGGCAAATCTATCAAATTGATAAGTTTGTTCCTATGGCGATGCAACCAAGCACCCAAGGGACGTAGTGAGTCATTAGATGAGAATCCTTCACGACTCACGACTCACTCTTGTCGATCCAAGTTCACACTACTTAACCATGCTAAGGGTATGCAAGGCATATAGTTAAATGATATAGGTTGTAAGAGCATTCCTGAGTTTTTGAGAAGTAAAATAATGTCTTCAAGCACTGGCACAGACTTAGCAGTGGCTAAGCCTGCCGGAGAGTCTTACGCTTGGCATACTCTGGAAGCTGAGAGAGCCACAGATGTTCTCCAGAGCGATCGCACCTCCGGCTTAACTTCCGCTGAAGTTAAAGAAAGACTACAACGCTACGGTTTCAACGAATTACAAGAAACAGGAGGACGTAGTGGTTGGGAAATCCTCCTAGACCAATTCAAAAACATCATGTTGCTGATGTTGATAGCAGTTGCCGTCATTTCAGCAATTTTAGATGTGTTCGGTACAAAACAACCAGGAGAAATACCGTTTAAAGACGCGATCGCGATTGGCGTAGTGGTCGTTCTGAACGGATTACTAGGCTATATCCAAGAAAGTCGCGCAGAAAAGGCTTTAGCAGCCTTAAAGGGCTTATCTTCGCCCAAAGTGCGAGTTCTGCGTGACGGCAAAACCGTGGAAGTCGATTCTAAAGAATTGGTTCCAGGGGACGTGATGTTACTGGAAGCGGGGGTGAAAGTTTCCGCTGACGGTCGCCTGTTAGAAGTTGCAAATCTGCAAATTCGGGAAGCCGCCTTGACAGGGGAGGCTCACGCCGTCAACAAACAAGCTACACTCCAGCTACCAGATGATACCGTATTAGGCGATCGCGTCAATATGGTTTACGAAGGTACGGAGGTCGTCCAAGGGCGAGGAACAGTCCTCGTCACGGGGACGGGAATGAAGACTGAACTAGGGAAAATTGCTACAGCACTGCAATCGGTAGAAGCCGAACCCACGCCGTTACAAAAACGGATGGCGCAGCTAGGCAATACCCTAGTCACGGGGGCGATGATTCTAGTACTGTTGGTGGTGGGATTAGGAATGCTCCACACGCCAACCATGAGTAATTTCGAGAACCTCGTGAAAGTCTCGCTCAGTATGGCGGTTGCTGTCGTTCCCGAAGGGCTACCTGCCGTGATCACCGTTACCCTGGCGTTGGGAACTCAGCGGATGGTGAAGCGCAATGCTCTAATTCGCAAACTGCCAGCTGTAGAAACCCTGGGTAGCGTCACCACAATTTGCTCTGATAAAACAGGGACGCTGACTCAAAATAAAATGGTCGTCCAGGCAGTTGCAACAGCTAGCAACTCTCTGCGAGTTACGGGCGAAGGATACGACCCGATTGGCGAGTTTCGCCACCAAGATAGAGTCGTCTCAGCGCAAGACCAACCGGAACTGCAAGCCTTACTCTTAGCTTGCGTACTTTGCAACGATGCCATATTACAAAGAGATAAAGGCGAGTGGACGATCCTTGGAGATCCGACCGAAGGAGCGCTGTTGTCTTTAGCTGGTAAAGCAGGGCTAGAAAAAGACCAACAATCGAGCTGGTTTCCCCGAGTCGCAGAGTTTCCGTTCTCCTCAGAACGCAAGCGCATGAGCGTGATGGTAACGGGACAAGAACAGCATAACGGACACGGGTTATCCCTTACCCCTTACCCCTTACCCCTTACCCCTTACTTAATGTTCACCAAAGGTTCGCCCGAACTGACTTTAGAGCGTTGCACTCATATTCAAACGGGCGATCGCATTGAACCACTGACAAACGAGTTACGGTTAAACATCCTCGACCGGAACAACCAGTATGCCAGTAAGGGGTTACGAGTTCTAGGCTTTGCCTACAAAGCCATTGCAAGTATTCCCCCAGAGGGTTCGGAAGAAACCTCAGAAAACGATTTAACTTGGTTGGGCTTAGTGGGAATGTTAGATGCACCCCGTCCCGAAGTCCGCGAAGCCGTGGCTAAGTGCCGCACTGCTGGTATCCGTCCCGTGATGATTACGGGCGATCACCAACTGACTGCTCAAGCGGTAGCTGAGGATCTAGGGATTGCTCACCCAGGAGATTTAGTACTGACAGGGCGAGAGCTGGAAAAATTGAGTATGCCAGAACTTGAGGCACACGTCGATCGCGTCAGCGTCTACGCCCGCGTCTCGCCAGAGCATAAATTACAGAT
It encodes:
- a CDS encoding DUF454 family protein; translation: MLKQIKNAALITAGTICVGIGVIGVLLPLIPGTPFLLVAAACFGAIEQ
- a CDS encoding Get3/ArsA fold putative tail anchor-mediating ATPase NosAFP, whose product is MSRIITFLGDGSRERTILAIATAKWFARQGKRVLLATYVNPSTELLLETSLSTHPQSVESHLQVVQLQTTVLLEQAWDEVKKLVSTYLPDSFSEQIYPAELIILPGFDSFLTFNALRQYYQSGSYDVIIYSGRENLEILRMLGIPSALDWYFRRFHQIFADIDISEIANSIGGPLAAAILNANIDRQKMQEGLAQIQHWIEQGVAVANDASQLTAYLVTNDTPEAIADTRWWWGSAQQINLTVSGVLAYQERDLSREAIQSAFAPLTVHHISSLQERNWETILEALPDFNASISVTPPLKIGLIQRQVCVFLPGFHKKQVKLTQSGTEIVVEAGDQRRQIVLPPELKGKSVQSGKFEEPYLVISF
- a CDS encoding cation-translocating P-type ATPase, with the translated sequence MSSSTGTDLAVAKPAGESYAWHTLEAERATDVLQSDRTSGLTSAEVKERLQRYGFNELQETGGRSGWEILLDQFKNIMLLMLIAVAVISAILDVFGTKQPGEIPFKDAIAIGVVVVLNGLLGYIQESRAEKALAALKGLSSPKVRVLRDGKTVEVDSKELVPGDVMLLEAGVKVSADGRLLEVANLQIREAALTGEAHAVNKQATLQLPDDTVLGDRVNMVYEGTEVVQGRGTVLVTGTGMKTELGKIATALQSVEAEPTPLQKRMAQLGNTLVTGAMILVLLVVGLGMLHTPTMSNFENLVKVSLSMAVAVVPEGLPAVITVTLALGTQRMVKRNALIRKLPAVETLGSVTTICSDKTGTLTQNKMVVQAVATASNSLRVTGEGYDPIGEFRHQDRVVSAQDQPELQALLLACVLCNDAILQRDKGEWTILGDPTEGALLSLAGKAGLEKDQQSSWFPRVAEFPFSSERKRMSVMVTGQEQHNGHGLSLTPYPLPLTPYLMFTKGSPELTLERCTHIQTGDRIEPLTNELRLNILDRNNQYASKGLRVLGFAYKAIASIPPEGSEETSENDLTWLGLVGMLDAPRPEVREAVAKCRTAGIRPVMITGDHQLTAQAVAEDLGIAHPGDLVLTGRELEKLSMPELEAHVDRVSVYARVSPEHKLQIVQALQHQNQIVAMTGDGVNDAPALKQADIGVAMGITGTDVSKEASDMVLLDDNFSTIVSATEEGRVVYINIRRFIRYILGSNLGEVLTIASAPLLGLGGVPLSPLQILWMNLVTDGIPALALAVEPGRPIVMQQPPKNPKENIFARGLGSYMIRIGIILAIVTILLMVWAYHHSQAVQGGGLDADRWKTMVFTTLCLAQMGHAIAIRSNTRLAIQVDPFSNPYILISVVLTTLLQLLLIYVPPLRSFFSTHYIPPIELLICFGFSSLVFVWIELEKLFIRWQRSRQHS